The Toxotes jaculatrix isolate fToxJac2 chromosome 17, fToxJac2.pri, whole genome shotgun sequence genomic interval GGTCCTCTCTGCAGTCTATCTGGACcctgaggaggagggtgagCTCACACCTCACATCACGCAAACACAACCAGGGAATGAAATGTCAAGCgtcaaacaaacagcttttttaGGGAAACCTTGTACCTTCAAAAAATTGTTGATTATTGGTTTTATACAAGTTTATTTGGATTCAAGAGATTTGAAATTGACCAtctaatcaaataaataaaagcaaaatgaacTTCAAGCAAAGGTAGTCATTATGCAGCACCCTTCTCCAAGTTATATTACTATCGTATTTTTTGATCATTACTATCGATGAATaaatgtgtaagcagcattttaccaCCGGTGCAGGCCAAGGTGGAGCTTCAACTCACTACTTTGTAAATTATTGGGTAGTTAAATCAAtaacaatgcatcatatttaAAGAATCCATCTTATGGTGCGTgaataaaatcttaattttaaatgtaactTTAGCTCTGAGATAAATGGggaatgaaaagtaaaatgaaaatttcaCTCTAAAATGTActaaagtaaaaatatgaactagttaaaaatggaaatactaTAGTACTTGAAATAAATGTCCGTTAAATATGTCATAATACACGCAGTAAATAGCAATGTCTAAATGGTTATTGTATGAAAACAGgaatatgaattttaaaaatgtttttgtgtgaggtttaatctgtttttatcttttttccatTAGAGCTCAATGAAACTGTCATTTGTACCAACGATCATATGCAGGTTGTTATTCCCAGTGCTTTTTTCCTCAACAAAGAACCTCCAGTTTATGTAAGTCAGCACTAACAAAACTCAGTATTTCCCCTAAAAGTCAACTGGTACTAGTACTGATTTCCTATATTATTTGCAGTGTGATTTTGCTAAATAattgaaatttttaaaaaaaaatgtgtttcctctgtttaGGTTTGggatttgcatttaaatgatcCAGAGTGCCGTGGCGTTGAGGTCGGAGATGACTATGTTTTCAGCATAAAGACAAATCTCTCAGACTGTGGGACTATAATGGTATGACCTTCAGTCCTTTAGataaacatttgctttaaagCCTGTGATAGTTTCTCAGTCAGGTCATGTCTGTCGGATTTAAGagtctaaaaaaataaataaataaaaaactaatcAAATGTTGCAAGTGAGCTCAGACATTTAGAGCAACTGCCAACAAAGGAAGAAGACATCAGCTTTaaacaatatgaagacaaactaCTCTTGGTATCTCCATTATTGACAACATAAAATCCCCATCATAATAAATTATCTATTTTACGATGTCTACGGTTGTTGTGGGAACTGGACGGGgaacagcactttttttttccaatgacGTAAATGTGGACTGAGACCCTCTGTGTTTGGATGAGCACTTTGGAATTAGCTCATAGCATGTATAATAAGATGGACGGAGAAAGGCACATACTCTGAACCCAGACAGAATGAAGcgaagagaaaagaagggggGGTTGGCGCGTATGTCAAGAAAGAAGGGTGGCGTTGTTCCTTTTGCCTATAACAGCACAGGACCTTATTCAGTGCGGCAATGGGACCTTGAATGGTTTTGTAGTCCCAAACCATCAGAATTTACATGGAAATGATGATTATTTGTTGAAGCTCACTGAATAGGAAGGCCATAAATCATTTGGCCAGCCAAGCCCCTGATTAGTTTAATCCAGCCACTCTCATGGATTCAGTCTTTAGAGAGGTTTAAATCCCTACTTCAGCACACAAGTGTCCTTGAATTTCTTGCCTGGAATTCACGAAGGTTTTTCTTGTAAAGCAAGCAAAAGGTTAACACGGGGAGGAAATCTCTGGTCCTCCACCTCAGCAGTTTTACAAGGTTTTTGCATAGAGGCTCAGGAAAGTATGCCTGCTCTGGATTAGGTGGCTGTTGCTAAAGGAGAAGAATGCCATAGGTGTCAATCTTGCTTTCACCTTGACCTTAGAACCTTTTAAACCCCGCCGTCAGAGAAGACATGACTGAATTACTGGGTTTAAAGGTcagacattttcattcaaaCGTGACAGTTTACCTGCTCAGGTTTCAGTGATAGTTCTGGATTTGTGAGACACAAAGCCTTCATATTATAAAGTGATAAGTGCAAGTGCCAGTGGGGTTCTGTCATGAAGTAATGAAGACCTGTTGCTTGCTGTAGAAACCTGTCAGTGGTGCTCATAGTGGGGGGTTGTCTGTTTACCAAGAGGTAGTAAAAGATGTCTCGACCGTTAGAGCTCAGGGCAATTCATCCTGCTCAGTGACCACAGATGCCGTCCTCCATCTGCACTCAGCAGGGGCCCAGACAAACCTTGGACACAACCTTTTCACCCGTCTCCATTTTATGGTTTCACCTACGTCACTTGCCAGCAAAAGAATATTGAATAGTATCActcacatttacagtgtgtgaaaGGATGATCGTTGAAGAGGTTACATAAAGTCACCTCAGTCACtcctcattatttttaaatgtgattctTGTAACTGGAAATGCTGAATTTTTCCTTCTGTATGTCAGGTGGAGCTGCCACAATTGGCGGAATAATCTATTAGtcaatcaaaagaaaattaatctgccaccattttaataatcatttgatcatttaacccatttttcaagcaaatgtgagaatttgcacATCGTTCAACAACTCAGCTCTTTTCCCActgatttttgtatttgttcttgttttctcctTAGACCTCGGATGATACGCACATCATGTTCATAAACACCATTCACAACAATGACTCAGATGTTATAACGAGAAACTATATCAACATAACATTCGTGTGCCGCTACCCCATCAACTACATGGTCCAGCAACCCAACGGTGAAAACATGATTAGAGTGGATGTGAGGTAATTGTTTTTAGTCTAAATGACTTCTGATCTGACCGTaacataatttgtttttaacatgttgCTGTTTTAATCTTATTAACTCTACAGAACAATAACTCTAAACACAGAAGATGGGAACTTCTCAGTATCCATGTTGTTGTACAAAGATGAAGCCTTTGAGAACAGATGGACTACTGTGCCATCACTGACACTGGATGATGACATATTTGTGAAAGTTTTCATGGTAAATCAGCTTAAACCACAGACTCCATCACTGTTTCTTTAACTACAGGGTATTAACTTCCACGTGATACTTACATCTCATATTAACCTGAATATTGTGTAAGATTTAGTTGCCAATCTCAGAATGGGTAAAAAATGGTGATGTAAATGTTGATAGTAAGAGTAAAATCTCTGACcaagactgtgtgaaaacacactgaagtgTTTGAAGTATTCTTACTATTGACAGCTATTTTTGGATTAGGTGAAGCACGTTGTTACGCGACGTTAAGCAATATGTTGTGTGGCGAGACGTTCCAAGTAATGCTGGAAATCTAACACTCCACCCGTGACCAGACAGTCACTTGAgtgctgctcttcttctcttgcaTGTTGTTTACTTACTATGAATCAGCATTTCACAGTGTACTATGGAAAAGTGTTTACCTACTGTCACCCAACCCTGTCTGTCCCATAGATACCGGCTCACCTGATGCTGCGTATTGAGAGATGCTGGGCTACGCCAACCAGTGATCCATACAGCAATATACAGTACACCTTCATCAGAGACAGGTCTGCCTTGGGACTGTTTgaacaaaaactgtaaaaacacatcacataaTCAATCACACTGGCCATCAAATTAGTAGGTTGAGATTTACATATTTGTGTACTTGATACTTCAAAGATGGTATGTTGTAACCTGCTTATGGGTCGAACTAGGGCTGTGTTATTTCACCACACTTGCAAACAGCTCTAAGTCCTCTTACATGAGCGCTGTTGAAATCTGAAATAAG includes:
- the si:dkeyp-110a12.4 gene encoding uncharacterized protein si:dkeyp-110a12.4 is translated as MAPAGLVFAWLLFTMRMVLSAVYLDPEEEELNETVICTNDHMQVVIPSAFFLNKEPPVYVWDLHLNDPECRGVEVGDDYVFSIKTNLSDCGTIMV